Proteins encoded within one genomic window of Brassica rapa cultivar Chiifu-401-42 chromosome A09, CAAS_Brap_v3.01, whole genome shotgun sequence:
- the LOC103840622 gene encoding beta-glucosidase 40, with translation MGSRRLIMVMGMVMVVVMMMDTRCVCAQDISRGSFPKGFVFGTASSAFQHEGAVKEEGRGPTIWDTFSHAFGKITDFSNADIAVDQYHRYEEDVQLMKNMGMDAYRFSISWARIFPNGVGQINEAGIDHYNKLINALLAKGIEPYVTLYHWDLPQALHDRYLGWLNPQIINDFAAYAEVCFQRFGDRVKHWITFNEPHTFAIQGYDVGLQAPGRCTILFKLTCRSGNSSTEPYIVGHNVLLTHATVSDIYRKKYKAKQGGSLGIAFDVMWYEPESNKTEDIEAAQRAQDFQLGWFLDPLMFGDYPSSMRSRVGSRLPVFTGSQSALMKGSLDFVGINHYTTYYARNNDTNLIGTLLHDAVSDSGTVTLPFKGLNAIGDRASSIWLYIVPRGMRSLMNYVKQRYGNPPVFITENGMDDSNNVLISREEALKDAKRIKYHHDYLSSLQAAIKEDGCNVKGYFAWSLLDNWEWAAGYSSRFGLYFVDYRDKLKRYPKDSVRWFTSFLNSTS, from the exons ATGGGTTCAAGGAGATTAATCATGGTGATGGGGATGGTAatggtggtggtgatgatgatggaTACGAGATGCGTATGTGCTCAGGATATCTCGAGAGGCAGTTTTCCAAAGGGCTTTGTCTTCGGAACTGCATCTTCTGCTTTTCAG CACGAGGGAGCAGTAAAGGAAGAAGGAAGAGGTCCAACGATATGGGACACATTCTCCCACGCTTTTGGTAAAATCACTGATTTTAGCAACGCTGATATTGCTGTTGATCAGTACCACCGTTACGAG GAAGATGTACAACTCATGAAGAACATGGGCATGGACGCTTATAGATTTTCCATCTCGTGGGCACGCATCTTCCCAA ATGGCGTGGGACAAATAAACGAAGCCGGAATCGATCACTACAACAAACTCATAAATGCTTTACTTGCTAaag GGATCGAGCCATACGTGACGTTATACCATTGGGACCTTCCTCAGGCACTCCATGATCGATACCTCGGTTGGCTAAACCCACAAATCAT AAATGATTTTGCAGCCTATGCAGAGGTTTGTTTCCAGAGATTTGGAGATAGAGTAAAACACTGGATCACATTCAATGAGCCACACACATTCGCTATACAAGGTTATGACGTTGGTCTACAAGCTCCAGGCCGTTGCACTATTCTTTTTAAGCTTACTTGTCGCTCTGGAAACTCATCCACCGAGCCTTACATCGTTGGTCACAATGTTCTTCTCACTCACGCCACCGTATCCGATATCTATAGGAAAAAGTATAAG GCAAAACAAGGAGGTTCATTAGGGATAGCGTTTGATGTGATGTGGTATGAACCGGAGTCAAACAAGACAGAGGACATTGAAGCTGCACAAAGAGCTCAAGACTTTCAACTTGGCTG GTTTTTGGATCCGTTGATGTTTGGGGACTACCCGAGTTCGATGAGAAGCAGAGTTGGAAGCAGATTGCCAGTATTCACGGGATCTCAGTCTGCTCTGATGAAGGGTTCACTAGATTTTGTAGGGATTAATCATTACACAACGTACTACGCAAGGAACAATGACACCAATCTTATTGGCACTCTCTTACACGACGCCGTTTCTGATTCTGGAACCGTCACTCTAC CTTTCAAGGGTCTGAACGCAATAGGAGACAGA GCTAGTTCGATATGGTTGTACATAGTGCCTAGAGGGATGAGAAGCTTGATGAACTACGTCAAGCAACGATATGGAAACCCACCAGTCTTTATCACTGAAAATG GAATGGACGATTCAAACAACGTTCTAATCTCAAGAGAAGAAGCTCTCAAGGATGCGAAGAGAATCAAGTACCATCATGACTATCTTTCTAGCTTACAAGCAGCGATTAAAGAGGATGGATGCAATGTGAAAGGGTACTTTGCGTGGTCGCTGTTGGACAATTGGGAATGGGCGGCTGGTTACAGTTCAAGATTTGGTCTCTACTTCGTTGATTATAGAGACAAGCTCAAAAGATACCCTAAGGACTCTGTTCGTTGGTTCACTTCTTTCTTGAACTCCACTTCTTGA